A region of Liolophura sinensis isolate JHLJ2023 chromosome 8, CUHK_Ljap_v2, whole genome shotgun sequence DNA encodes the following proteins:
- the LOC135473970 gene encoding uncharacterized protein LOC135473970, producing MGPNIALFIGVILLFLGMSASSECSSSPVQLIATSRKQVLTSPGYPNQYDRALLCRWIIHAEGEGEVVRLKVKDTQLEPSTGCRSDYVQIHDGPHRIYKPLYRWCGTRRPPVLLPTSHNVLAVFKTNLRDCRRGFALEYWCERKDGVKQTKMTPGVHRDLLLVLVGLISFTFLAATLFLMANRIKIVLVSCRDNIYRPAVDRTSSQPGATNTEDRSSLQLTSPLRPHIDFHAVVKMAENTLIRDMQFGGQTEDNIDGVKQSKETENSKIDRKRVMYVFYPPKEGAKSQGKMGDQVGESMNTHVSVDDNAKIDKSKRQSLTTPTAVTSGDRLGSTQSRMRTSREQSLSTPEVRVSPAPERNIVCDKHVSSVIKTTVFSTKLCRFAND from the exons ATGGGGCCTAATATCGCTTTATTCATCGGTGTAATACTTCTTTTCCTTGGTATGTCAG CCTCCTCGGAATGTTCGTCCAGTCCCGTTCAACTGATTGCAACATCCAGGAAACAGGTCCTTACCTCACCCGGCTACCCAAACCAATACGACAG AGCCCTGCTTTGTCGATGGATTATTCACGCTGAAGGTGAAGGCGAAGTGGTACGACTAAAGGTCAAGGACACTCAGTTGGAACCGAGCACAGGGTGTCGAAGCGACTATGTTCAAATTCACGAcg GGCCCCACCGGATCTACAAGCCTCTGTACCGATGGTGTGGCACGCGGAGACCTCCAGTGCTGCTGCCAACTTCACATAACGTGCTAGCCGTTTTTAAAACCAACCTTCGAGATTGCCGGAGGGGATTTGCCCTGGAATACTGGTGCGAACGAAAAG ACGGTGTGAAGCAGACAAAGATGACGCCGGGCGTTCATCGTGACCTTTTGCTGGTTCTTGTTGGACTGATAAGCTTCACCTTTCTGGCAGCGACACTGTTCCTGATGGCGAACCGGATTAAAATTGTCTTGGTCTCCTGTAGAGATAACATTTACCGACCGGCAGTGGACCGGACGAGCTCACAACCAGGTGCCACAAATACAGAAGACAGGAGCAGTCTACAGTTAACCAGCCCCCTGAGACCCCACATCGATTTTCATGCGGTGGTGAAAATGGCAGAAAACACCTTAATCCGGGATATGCAATTTGGAGGACAGACGGAAGACAATATCGATGGTGTGAAACAatcaaaggaaacagaaaactCTAAAATTGACAGGAAAAGAGTGATGTACGTATTCTATCCGCCAAAAGAAGGCGCAAAAAGTCAAGGAAAAATGGGTGATCAAGTTGGCGAGTCGATGAACACACATGTTAGTGTAGACGACAACGCGAAAATAGACAAGAGTAAGAGACAGTCTTTAACTACGCCAACGGCAGTGACGTCAGGGGATAGACTGGGAAGTACCCAGAGCAGAATGCGAACGTCACGTGAGCAATCATTATCAACACCAGAGGTGAGAGTGAGTCCAGCGCCTGAAAGAAATATTGTGTGTGACAAGCACGTGTCATCGGTGATCAAAACAACCGtgttttcaacaaaactttGCAGATTCgcaaatgattaa